The genomic window CGCAGGATCGCTGCATCCGCGTGTCCTGCGGACCCGAGGCCGATCTGGCCTTGTTCGAAGCCGCCTTGCCAGAGGCGTTGACCGAAGCGGGGCGGAGCGCCTGACCCTAAGCGTCAGCCCCTGCGATCACCTCGGTCGCGGCTGCCAACCCGCTTGCCTCATGGGGGATTTGCAAGGCGGCCATGCCGGCCTGCAGGCTGCCCAAAACACCCAGAACCATCTGCGCATTCACATGGCCCATATGGCCGATGCGAAAGAAATCATCCGGCGCATGATCCATGCCAAGCGGAATACCAAGGGTCACACCGGCCTGTTCAGACATCCATGCACGCATCTGCGCCCCCTGGCCACCGCCCATATTGACCGTGGTCACCGCATGGCTGCGCCGGGCTGCATCGGCGATATTCAGACGCAAATGCCCGCCCTGCCCCCAGGTGTCAAACGCGGTCCAGACCGCACGGGCCAGCGTGGCGTGGCGGGCCCAGACCTGTTTTAACCCTTCCTCTTTCAGGATCATGTCCAGCGCCACGCGCAGCCCATAGATATGATGGGTCGGCGCCGTGCCGCAGAAATAGCGATAGAAGACATCCGGGTCGATGCGCGGGCGCCAATCCCAATAGGGCGTGACCAGACCGGCCTTGTCACGGGCAGCATCGGCTTTGGCATTGAAATAGACAAAGCTCATCCCCGGCGGGGTCATCAGGCCCTTCTGGCTGCCGGTGACCATCAGATCGACACCCCAGTCATCCATGTGAAACTCATCACAGCCAAGGCAGGCGATATTGTCCGAGAAAAGCAGCGCCGGATGTTCCGCCGCATCCAGCGTGCGGCGCAGGGCCGGAATGTCATTTTTGACAGAGCTTGCAGTATCGACCTGCACCGCCAGCACCGCCTTGATTTTATGATCCTTATCCGCTGCAAGCGCCTCTGCCACCTGATCCATATCAATGGCGGATGCATGCCCGAAATCAATGATTTCGGCGGTGATGCCAAGCGCTGTGGCCATCTCACCCCAGCCAAGGCAGAACCGCCCGGTGGCAAGGATCAGGATTGTATCACCGCGCGACAGCGTGTTGGTCAGTGCGGCCTCCCACGCGCCATGGCCATTGGCGATA from Rhodophyticola sp. CCM32 includes these protein-coding regions:
- a CDS encoding pyridoxal-phosphate-dependent aminotransferase family protein — translated: MSLANGRHYLAIPGPSVMPDRVLQAMHRPAPNIYTGELIDMVAGIVPDLKTVADTGHNVAMYIANGHGAWEAALTNTLSRGDTILILATGRFCLGWGEMATALGITAEIIDFGHASAIDMDQVAEALAADKDHKIKAVLAVQVDTASSVKNDIPALRRTLDAAEHPALLFSDNIACLGCDEFHMDDWGVDLMVTGSQKGLMTPPGMSFVYFNAKADAARDKAGLVTPYWDWRPRIDPDVFYRYFCGTAPTHHIYGLRVALDMILKEEGLKQVWARHATLARAVWTAFDTWGQGGHLRLNIADAARRSHAVTTVNMGGGQGAQMRAWMSEQAGVTLGIPLGMDHAPDDFFRIGHMGHVNAQMVLGVLGSLQAGMAALQIPHEASGLAAATEVIAGADA